In Salvelinus alpinus chromosome 32, SLU_Salpinus.1, whole genome shotgun sequence, the sequence GTCTCTATCATCAATGCTCAACCCCATCCTAATTTGAAATCACTGCATCAAAGTTATGTGAAGATTAAATTGTACTATTTGTATTTTACTCACCAAAATAAAATTTCCTTTGTAGACCTTCACAGCTTGGTGTAACTCCCACCTGAGGAAAGCAGGAACACAGATTGAGAACATTGAGGACGACTTTAGGAATGGCCTCAAACTCATGCTTCTCTTGGAAGTTATTTCAGGTAATGTTTGTTGAATATATAGTTGAATACATTGATTGGTAGTCATTACACTTAGAGTTAAATGCTGTTTGTTTCTCCCAGGTGAGAGGTTACCCAAGCCTGACAGAGGGAAGATGCGTTTTCACAAGATTGCCAACGTCAACAAAGCCTTAGATTTCATCACCAGCAAAGGAGTGAAACTTGTCTCTATTGGAGCTGAAGGTGATGTTTTATTCAGGCAGTACTTCATGTTCAGGCAGCTCAGTATCTTTTGATTTATTTGATTGATCCAttcattattttatattttagtcatttagcagacacttttatccagagtaatttacaggagcaattagggttaagtgccttgctcaaggagaCAACgctagatttttcacctagttggctcatggattcgaaccagcgacctttcagtcaCTGGCCCATCACTTTTAATCGCTagcctacctgccaccccattatCTTTTTGCAGTTCCCACTCTAATTATGTGATGGATCTGATGGTAATTGGATGTTTTCCCCTCAGAAATTGTGGATGGTAACATTAAGATGACACTTGGAATGATATGGACCATCATCCTCCGCtttgccatccaggacatctctGTAGAAGGTAAGATACAACAATTCAAACAAAATAGGATACTTAAAAATATGCCTTTATTACCATTGTATAATAGATTATGTCCTGCATATGGATTTTTTTTATACTATAGCtaccttcttggccaggtctcccttgaaaagaGATGATCTGTATTGACTTCCTGGTTTAATTAAATAGAGATCTCACTGGGGAATAGCGCTGTTGAAGAACTATTTATCTCTCCTCTCAGAAACCTCTGCAAAGGAAGGCCTTCTCTTGTGGTGCCAGAGAAAGACTGCCCCCTACAGGAACGTCAATGTCCAGAACTTCCATGTTAGGTGAGAACACTTTTTAGGCTTTGACTAATATGTCTTTTTTCTATTTTATTATATTCTGTACTAATGTGTTAGTACTAAGTGATAAGACAGGCAAAGCTTGCAAACACTGTAGCTCTCTAGGACCAGCACTGGTAAACTCTGCTTTACTCAGTTATCATACCACTCTGacttctgacctctgacctggttATCTCTGCTGCCTGCTGGTGAAGCTGGAAGGACGGACTGGCCTTCTGTGCCCTGAttcacagacacaggcctgaCCTCATCGACTACGCTAAGCTCAACAAGGTCTCTTGTGTGTCCCAAACACTAACCATGATGGTGTCAAGTGCCTCCCACATACTAACAGAGAAGGAAGGGTTCCCTATGTCCAGAGTAATAACTTCAGTCTTTTCACACAGTGTGGATTAACAGAAAGTTATTGACTTTAGAGAAGCAGATATTAGAGTGCTTTGTTATGTTTAACTCGCCCAATTTCTCCTTACTGATGTCTGCATTCACTGTCTTAATGACATGCTCACCTGGCCCACCATTGTATAAAGCTGGAAGGACGGTTTAGCCTTCTGTGCCCTGATACACAAACACAGGCCAGATCTAATCAACTATCACAATCTGAAGGTATCGTATGTGTAAATAAAAAGTAGACGATGTTGTGTGTAGAATTGCGTGTGCACTGTGTAGTTGTATGCTGTTCTAGGCTTATCCTTTGGTAGACTGGGTCACTGTAGTGCGTTCATTAGAGTTCAAGAGTATATTGGTGTATCGGTGTTCAGGTGTTGTGTATAGACACATTTTGTCAAATAAAATGTGTAAGTGTAAAGAGTAGGCCACAGTGTGGAATATACATGTTTCTCCTTACACCTTGTAAGCTGTGGTCTTTTTAATAGTGACTGACATTTAAATCTCCATCCTGAACTGACTTAGTCCTGACTGGGAATAGACAGAGAAATGTGAGTCACATCCCAGGAGAGCCCAGGGTTTACCTCAGCTGTGGCTGGCAGATACCTGTGCCTGGTACTGCTCTTTATAGGGCAATCAATCTATTCACGGTTGTTTGGAAATAGACAGGAAAATGGATAGATCTGTGGAACCCAAATCTTTTGGAAAGCCAGAGGCTTTGGGTTTCAGTAGAGGTCCCCCCCCTCTCttgtacatatgcacacacacacgcgcgcacgcacacacctatatcagaatcacctttatatGCCCCTCTGCCCCCCCAACACTCCCACGCGTGCATTGAGCCTAGACAGACCCTGTCAGCTGTCATGTCTGGCTCCAGGTGAGCGGGCTCAGTAAGCCCTGAGTGTTAGCTTGCTGAAATGTCTCCGTGTGGGGAACAGGCTCATGGGTATCTGCCCGCCCTGgatctctgcagctgccactgtCCTGTAACAGGCCTTTTCCCCTCGGCCGGCATCAGTGGAACAGACTTAGGACAATGGCAGCAGCATGAGCCCTCTCCTCCCACTAAACACACTGACTCACCCTACCCCATTAGTGAGGAGGCACTTACTGACTGTCTGTCACCTGTTTGGTTAATTCCATCACTGGATACACAACAGTTTGTAAACTGGTTTCAAATACTGTACACATGCACATGTTTTCTCATATAAAAAGTAAATGAGAAGATGACTTTGTTTATTAGTTTAATTGGAAAGTATGTTTCTATAATATTTATACTTTTCTAGGATGATCCTATGGGGAACCTGAACCTGGCATTTGAAATAGCAGAGAAGCACCTGGATATTCCCAAGATGCTGGACGCAGAAGGTAATGTCTTCTAAGGAAACAACGTTTTGAAAATCGCCATTAGCTATAGGCATGTCATTCTGCTCATTATGAAAACATAAACCATCTTATCTGGTACTGTAATGGTGGGAGTCAGACTGTGGGTTTTGTTACAGGATTGCCTGGAAGAGATTGCCAGGAAGATTGTCTGTACTTGTATGCACATTGTAATGATGAAGTCCTATGTGCCTGGTCTCCCCACACAGATTTTATAAGCGCAGCCAGGCCAGACGACAGGACTGTTATGACCTATATGTCCAGTTTGTATCACACATTTGCAGTGGTACAGAAGGTGAGGGGACATTGATGCTGTGTAGTCCTAGTGTCAATGTGACCTGGTCCTTGTTTAGATCTCTTTGCCATAGCCCACCCCACCTTCCCTCCAGGATAGCCCTGCGCTACGATGTTCAGGTTTGGAGTCGATCTGTGGTCCTTTTCCTCTGTCAGTGTTCTTGTGTTTCCTGTTCCCCACCTTCCCTATCTTCCTCCTTTTGTACTTGTTGTCTGTCACCCtcttctgtccctccctccctctgtagacATCATCAACACCCCCAAGCCTGATGAGAGAGCTATCATGACCTATGTGTCCTGCTTCTATCATGCATTTGCTGGAGCCGAGCAGGTATACAGCTTGCACCATGAACAGTTTGAATTGCGTTTGTGAATGCAATGTGTTGTGGGTACAATACCTCCAAAACCAATTGATGATGATTACCATATGTCAATCACTCCTCTCTAGCCTATGAGTTGTTTGAGGTCATAATTCTATTAAGTTGGCAAATTGTGAGTTTCACTTTGAAATTAATGTTTTTGGAACGATGCACACAGATTGCGTTAAAAGTATGACTTAAATGGTGTGCgtgttgggggtgggggggtgtactGTATGAGGAATTGTATTGCATGAGGAATTGCATTAGATATGAGACAAGAACCACCtcacctctctttcccccctcccctcccctaacctctctttcccccctcccctcaactctctttcccccccttcactcacttctccctccccctcccctcaccactctttcccccctcccctcaACTCTTTCCCCCCTTCCCTTacttctccttccccctcccctcacttctccttcccccctcccctcacttctccttctcccctcccctcatctctTTTTCCCCCCTCCCCTCAAATCTCTTTCTTACCTTCCCTCACTTCTCCTCCCCCCCTCACCTCacttctccttctcccctccccttccaTCCCCtcacctctctttcctccctcaccactctttcccccctcccctcacctctctttctcctctccactcatctctctttcctccctccccttGGTAGGCTGAGACGGCGGCTAACAGGATCTGTAAAGTGCTGGGTGTGAACCAGGAGAATGAGAAACTGATGGAGGAATACGAGAGGCTGGCCAGCGAGGTAAAGCAACACAGAAGCATACATTTGGACATATGCTTTCATATTGGTAAACTGTCTTAGGAGAGCTACTTCTACCCCAATCTGAATACTCAAAAAGTCCATTGTCTTACACAAACTTGTAGGAATAGAATTTCCCAGTATTTAAATAAAATTCAATGTCGAATTCCTACTTAACTGAATTGAGAGGAATGACAACAAATGAACCGCAAATGAAGCTCCACCCCATCATCACCCACTGTGTTCCGTAGCTACTGGAGTGGGTCCGCCGGACCACCCCATGGTTGGAGAACAGGACTGCAGAGAAGACCATGGTTGAGATGCAGAGAAAGCTGAAAGATTTCAGAGACTACCGCCGCATGCACAAGCCCCCCAAGGTGCAGGAGAAGTGCCAGCTGGAGATCAGCTTCAACACCCTGCAGACCAAGCTGCGCATCAGCAACCGTCCCGCTTTCATGCCCTCGGAGGGAAAGATGGTGTCTGTAAGTGTAAACACCCAGCATTCAATGATACATCATATCAAACTGATGAAACAGTCATCAGTCAAATCACAGTAGTTGTAGATAGCTATGAATATAGATCATCCAAAATACCAAGGTAAACACCAAGGCACTTTTGCCAAAACCCTGATAGAGTTAAAAGCCTTTTTAATAGCATATCTACTGAgcgtggtgctttgctggttttGACCCGTGTCTTTGTGTCTCGATGTGGCTGTAGGACATAGCCAGTGCATGGCAGGGGCTGGAGGGGGCAGAGAAAGGCTACGAGGAGTGGCTTCTGACAGAGATCCGAAAGCTCGAGAGACTGGACCACCTGGCTGAAAAGTTCCGCCAGAAAGCCAGCACCCATGAGACCTGGGCTAATGGTATGTCTGGGATatgattgtctgtctgtctgtggagggTTCACTTATGTTTCTGGTTTTTCTAGAGTTTGAAGTTTGAATGTAATTGATTAGCTCCAAATCCTTAGAGATATGTCAATGGGAAAATGTCAGTAAATCTTCAACATTTGTTTTGGCTAATGTCTCAGTTTCTctcgctgtctgtgtgtatgacCCAGGTAAAGAGCTGATTCTATCTCAGAAGGACTACGAGACGGCCACCCTGACAGAGGTGCGGGCGTTGCTACGGAAACACGAGTCGTTTGAGAGTGACCTGGCTGCTCATCAGGACAGGGTGGAGCAGATCGCTGCCATCGCACAGGAGCTCAAGTATGGATCCTTCCTTTAATCTTcaggctaggcgtcccgctagcgggacaacttccggtgaacctggagggcgcgcaattcaaataaataatcataaaaatgatggatattaaacatttaggtacatacaagtgtcttatatcggttgaaagcttaaattattgttagtttaactgcactgtccgatttacagtaggatttacagcgaaagcatgccatgcgattgtttgaggacggcgccccgcatcaaaatatttttccaccggcacaggtttcataaattcacaaatagcgattacatattcacttactttttgaacatcatcctctgatttgtcatccaaagggtcccagctataacatgtagtcattttgttagataaaacccttctttatatcccaaaaagtcagtttagttggcgccatcgatttgagtaatccactcgttcaatatGCCAAGATAGGAATCGGAAATCTACCCCTAACCTTTGTTTCAACAAGTgaaaatacatttatatttaatcctcagataccctaaaatgtaatcaaactataatatttcatacggaaagtaatatgttcaataggaaaccaatATTAGCAGGTGCGTGTTCTCTTCATGGCGCGCTCACACACGGaattccaagactgtgtccctgtagttaaaCTCAGTATTCttactcgttttggaagaaacaagcctgaagcCTTGAACATTGAGTGCTGACacctagtggaagccataggaattgcatactgggagctagatttaattatttccctatacgttccattgtaagagcatgggctctcaaaaaaaagaattctggttggtttttctttggattttctcccaCCATATCTATGGTGTTATAGtcgcctacattattttaacatttctacaaacttcaaagtgtcttctttccaatggtgccaattatatgcatatcctggcttcagggcctgagcaacaggcagtttactttgggcacgtcagtcaggcggaaattgagaaaaaaggacccTCTAACCCTCCTAACCATCATCCCAACCAAGTCCTATTCCTAAAATCATGGCTTTGACAAGGACTACGACTGGAATTCTTCTTAAATAATACCAAACAGTCTGAAGTTGCTCTTCATTGACCTGTATGCTTCCTGTGGTGTTGTGCAGTGAGCTGGACTATTATGATGTGGCTGCTGTCAACCAGAGGTGCCAGAGAATCTGTGACCTGTGGGATCAACTTGGTACACTGACccagaagaggagagaggctcTGGAGGTGAGTGAAGGGGGTTGAAGTTTGGGACATGACATGTTATATTcccagctaaggtaaactggctAAGCTGCTGTGCCAAGTGAAAAGTAAGCCAGCACAGTACAGCTTGGTAGTGTGGGAATAAGAACCAGTTCCATCAATCCAGAAGAGAGCTGAAGAGGTAAGGCCATGAATGACGTTACCTTGGGGTGGGGTGGATTGTTCACAGGACAACTTAACCCATAATAATTCTAAATCTCATGTATATTATATTGAGATAGCTAAGAGTGAGATATGAATACACAGCTGATTGAGGGTGGGGTAATGTGTCCACTTAGTCTACTGATGgcacatttacagtgccttcagaaagtattcacaccccttgacttttcccacatgaagttgtgttacagcctgaatttaaatgaTATTATATTGAGATTTATggtcactggcctaaacacacaataacccataatgtcaaagtggaattgtgtttttagaaCTGCTTACGAATAAATAAAACATGACAAGCtgtaatgtcttgagtcaataagtattaaacCACTTTGTTGTGGCaatcctaaataagttcaggagtaaataatTTTCTTATCAAGTCActataataagttgcatgaactcagtttgtgtgcaataatagtgtttaacaggatttttgaataactacctcagctctgtaccccacacattcaattatctgtaaggtccctcagttgagcagtgaatttcaaacacagattaaaccacaaagactaggccggttttccaatgcctctcaaagaagggaacctattggtagatggttaaAAATGTAAATAGCAGATatcgaatatccctttgagcatggtgaagttattaattacacttgggatggtgtatcaatactccCAGTCATTGCAAAGATACAGccttccttcctaactcagttgccataaggccaatggtgactgtagaacagttacagagtttaatggctgaggatgaatcaacaatattgtagtaacacaatattaacctaattgacagagggaaaagaaggaaACCAGTATACCAGAACCAGAataaaaacattccaaaacatgcatcctgtttacaaggcgctaaagtaatactgcaaaaattgtgtcaaagcaattcactttttgttctgaataaaaagtgttatgtttgtggcaaatacaatacattactaagtaccactctgcatattttcaagaatagtggttgtgctgacaaactgcctgggagctcctcagtggtgaaactcctcctccttcaatcagtggtgaaccaggtggaacaaatcttccaggcaatcagggcgtgccagcacctggctctgctgttgtctttagaccgcagtgaaaggagcatttataacaccacaagaccaaggaaactttatctttgtgatcaaggtgactgtgcaagtccaagccctccacaaaactgtgaaagacagccggtaagcgccatattagccatgcttggctagactgacttaagcagtgcactgctaatgatactctggaaaacacagactcttaactcttaactttgataggacttttgcagtggtatttataacttcaaatgttgtttgtggggtataaagg encodes:
- the LOC139562331 gene encoding alpha-actinin-2 isoform X2, with product MMTQIETTVHYNNGFGDEEDYMIQEDEWDRDMLLDPAWEKQQRKTFTAWCNSHLRKAGTQIENIEDDFRNGLKLMLLLEVISGERLPKPDRGKMRFHKIANVNKALDFITSKGVKLVSIGAEEIVDGNIKMTLGMIWTIILRFAIQDISVEETSAKEGLLLWCQRKTAPYRNVNVQNFHVSWKDGLAFCALIHRHRPDLIDYAKLNKDDPMGNLNLAFEIAEKHLDIPKMLDAEDIINTPKPDERAIMTYVSCFYHAFAGAEQAETAANRICKVLGVNQENEKLMEEYERLASELLEWVRRTTPWLENRTAEKTMVEMQRKLKDFRDYRRMHKPPKVQEKCQLEISFNTLQTKLRISNRPAFMPSEGKMVSDIASAWQGLEGAEKGYEEWLLTEIRKLERLDHLAEKFRQKASTHETWANGKELILSQKDYETATLTEVRALLRKHESFESDLAAHQDRVEQIAAIAQELNELDYYDVAAVNQRCQRICDLWDQLGTLTQKRREALERTEKLLETIDQLFLEFAKRSAPFNNWMEGAMEDLQDMFIVHTIDEVQSLISSHEQFKATLPEADGERQAILGIHMEVQKISQSYGIKANLINPYSTITTEELLAKWDRVKKLVPQREGSLQEELARQHASERLRRQFAVQANLIGPWIQTRMEEIGRCSLEVGGTLEDQMTQLKQFEHVIVTYKPNIDKLEGDHQLIQESLVFDNKHTNYTMEHIRVGWELLLTTIARTINEIETQILTRDAKGISQEQMHEFRSSFNHFDRKKHGAMDTDDFRACLISMGYDLGEVEFARIMMLVDPSATGMVSFQSFIDFMTRETTDTDTADQVVASFRILAADKPYILVEELRRELPPDQAEYCILRMAPYSGPGGPVGALDYTAFSTALYGESDL
- the LOC139562331 gene encoding alpha-actinin-2 isoform X1; this encodes MMTQIETTVHYNNGFGDEEDYMIQEDEWDRDMLLDPAWEKQQRKTFTAWCNSHLRKAGTQIENIEDDFRNGLKLMLLLEVISGERLPKPDRGKMRFHKIANVNKALDFITSKGVKLVSIGAEEIVDGNIKMTLGMIWTIILRFAIQDISVEETSAKEGLLLWCQRKTAPYRNVNVQNFHVSWKDGLAFCALIHRHRPDLIDYAKLNKDDPMGNLNLAFEIAEKHLDIPKMLDAEDIINTPKPDERAIMTYVSCFYHAFAGAEQAETAANRICKVLGVNQENEKLMEEYERLASELLEWVRRTTPWLENRTAEKTMVEMQRKLKDFRDYRRMHKPPKVQEKCQLEISFNTLQTKLRISNRPAFMPSEGKMVSDIASAWQGLEGAEKGYEEWLLTEIRKLERLDHLAEKFRQKASTHETWANGKELILSQKDYETATLTEVRALLRKHESFESDLAAHQDRVEQIAAIAQELNELDYYDVAAVNQRCQRICDLWDQLGTLTQKRREALERTEKLLETIDQLFLEFAKRSAPFNNWMEGAMEDLQDMFIVHTIDEVQSLISSHEQFKATLPEADGERQAILGIHMEVQKISQSYGIKANLINPYSTITTEELLAKWDRVKKLVPQREGSLQEELARQHASERLRRQFAVQANLIGPWIQTRMEEIGRCSLEVGGTLEDQMTQLKQFEHVIVTYKPNIDKLEGDHQLIQESLVFDNKHTNYTMEHIRVGWELLLTTIARTINEIETQILTRDAKGISQEQMHEFRSSFNHFDRENTGKLRCEEFKACLISLGHVGNDHQKKHGAMDTDDFRACLISMGYDLGEVEFARIMMLVDPSATGMVSFQSFIDFMTRETTDTDTADQVVASFRILAADKPYILVEELRRELPPDQAEYCILRMAPYSGPGGPVGALDYTAFSTALYGESDL